The segment CACCGGAGCATATCAGCGCGCTGGTGCCCAGAAAGAAGCTCTTTGACGTACAGAGAGAGTCGGAGGAATGGGGAGAACGGCTGGGCATCTCCGATGTGGGTTCATTAAATGAGGCGATAACGGCAGGGCGGATGAATGAGCTGATTCTGATGCAGGAGGCCTTTCAGGAAAAAAAGATCGGTGATATCGCAGAGGCCGTGGCCGCAAGGCCGGATCGGAAGCTGGTGATGATTGCAGGCCCCTCATCTTCAGGAAAGACTACCTTTTCCCGCCGGCTTTCCATCCAGCTTCAGGCGCTGGGGCTCAGACCTCACCCGATCTCTGTGGATAATTACTTTGTCAACCGCGTAAACAGCCCGAGGGATGAAAACGGGAACTACGACTATGAGGCTCTGGAATGTCTGGATGTCAGACAGTTTAACGAGGATATGACTGCCCTTCTCGCCGGCGAGATGGTAGAACTGCCCCGCTACAATTTTATCAGTGGGGAGAGAGAATACAGGGGAGATTTCCTGAAGCTGGGAGCGGAGGATATTCTCGTGATTGAGGGAATCCACTGCCTGAACGACAGGCTGTCCTATTCCCTTCCGAAGGAGAAGAAATTCCGGATCTATATCAGCGCCCTGACTCAGCTCAATATCGACGAGCACAACAGGATTCCCACCACAGACGGAAGACTTCTGCGCCGCATGATCCGGGATGCCAGAACCAGGGGAGCATCCGCCCAGGAAACCATACGCATGTGGGATTCAGTAAGGCGCGGGGAGGAGAAAAACATTTTCCCCTTCCAGGAGAGCGCAGATGTGATGTTTAACTCTGCCCTGCTCTATGAGCTGGCCGTCCTTAAGCAGTACGCAGAGCCTCTTCTGTTTGGAATCCCGTCTGACTCGCCGGAGTATGCAGAAGCCAAGCGGCTCCTCAAGTTCCTGGACTATTTTCTGGGAGTGGGCAGCGAGCTGATACCGCACAATTCCATGATCCGGGAGTTTATCGGCGGAAGCTGCTTTCGGATATAGGGGGCTCTGCCGTCCGGCAGCTGCCAAAAACGCAAGATTCCTCCTTGCGGGAATGGACAAACAGAAAAAAATGTGATAGACTATATAAGTTTTCCGAGTAAGACAAATGGCCGCAGCTGCAGGTGCCGAAAGGCCGCAGGTGAGGAAAGTCCGGGCTTCACAGGGCAGGATGCCAGATAACGTCTGGCGGAGGCGACTCCAGGGACAGTGCAACAGAAATAAACCGCGCGGGGCAGAAGATGCAGCCGCGTAAGGGTGGAAAGGCAGTGTAAGAGACTACCGCCCGGCTGGCAACAGGCGGGGCACATGTAAACCCCATCCGAAGCAAGACCGAACAGAAAGCATAAGGCGGCCCGTCTGCTTTCGGGTAGGTCGCTAGAGTCTGCCGGCGACGGCAGAAGTGGATAGATGGCCATTCAACGACATAACCCGGCTTATCGTTTTGCTCGGAGACAGAAAAGCTGCATGGAGAATTCTGTGCAGCTTTTTGCTTTGGAGAAAATCCGGTTTGTAAAGAGAAGTGAGCCAGGAAAGGCAGAACGCCTGTTTCTTCCGGTGAAAAGAGAAATGAAAAACAGCCCTCCGGGCCTGGGAGAGGAGGACCTCCTCTCCGGACACAGGGGCTGCTTTTTTATTTCTTTTCATATTTTTCTTCACAGTACAGGCAGCGGTAAATCTCCTTTTTCTCGTCAGCCAGGTAGAAGACGTGGGGAAGCTCCTGCTCAATGGAGGTAATGCAGCGCGGATTTCTGCACTGGATCACATTGGTGATCTTCCTCGGCAGGTCCAGGCTCCTCTTTTCCACAATCCGGCTGTCACGGATGATGTTTACGGTAATGTTGTGGTCAATGTAGCCGAGCACGTCCAGATCCACCACATCCAGTCCGCCGTCTATCTTGATAATATCCTTCTTTCCCATCTTGGAGCTTTTGGCATTCTTGATAATGGCAATCTGGCAGTCCAGCTTGTCCAGCCCCAGTTTAAAGTAAATATCCATACTTTTTCCGGCTTCGATATGGTCAAGGACAATGCCCTCGCTCAGTCCGCTGATATTTAACATGGTCTTTCCACCCCCAGTAAAGTCATAATAAGCGCCATTCTCACATAGACGCCGTACTGCACCTGTTTGAAATAAGCAGCCCTCGGATCGTCATCCACCTCCACGGAAATCTCGTTTACTCTCGGAAGCGGATGGAGAACGTACATGTCATCCTTTGCCAGCTTCATCTTCTGTCTGTCCAGAATATAGCAGTCCTTCATGCGGATGTAGTCCTCCTCGTTGAAGAAACGCTCCTTCTGCACGCGGGTCATGTAGAGGATGTCAAGATCCGGCATGGCGTCATCGAGATTTTCCACCTCTTTAAATTCAATTCCCTTCGCCTCCAGCACATCCTCCCTGATGTAGTCGGGAATGCGAAGCTCCGGCGGAGAGATGAGGACAAAGCGGATATCTGAGTACCGCACCAGGGCGTTGATCAGAGAGTGAACTGTGCGGCCGAATTTCAGATCCCCGCACAGCCCTACAGTCAGGTGATCCAGGCGTCCCTTTAAGGAACGGATAGTCAGAAGATCGGTAAGAGTCTGTGTAGGGTGCTGATGTCCCCCGTCTCCTGCGTTGATGACAGGGATGCGGGAGTGAGCGGAAGCTACCATAGGTGCCCCCTCCTTCGGATGGCGCATGGCGCAGATGTCTGCATAGCAGGAGATAACGCGGATTGTATCGGAAACGCTCTCACCCTTCGCCGCAGAGCTGGAGTCGGCGGAGGAGAATCCCAGCACGCTGCCTCCCAGGCGAAGCATGGCGGATTCAAAGCTCAGGCGTGTTCTGGTGCTTGGCTCGTAAAACAGGGTCGCTAATTTTTTGCCGTCACAGACGTGGGCATATTTCTGTGGATTTTTCTCTATATCATTTGCCAGATCGAGAAGCTGGCCGATCTCTTCAACGGAAAAATCCAGAGGATTTAACAAATGTCTCATTTGGCTCTCCTTTGTGTTAACATAGATTTGAACTAATTATAGCGGATTGCAGACACAATTACCAGACCGTGTAAGAAATTTTTAAGAGAATTTAAGAAAAATAAGGTAGGCCTTTGTACGGTTATTGGGTATAATGGAGGAGAAAAGAACAGGCGAGATCTGTCCGGCCGTGATGAAAAATGCCTGGCGGGAGCAGGATAAAGCCGTCAAAGGGGGGACAGGATATGGAAGAAGAGAGAGAGGCAGTCAGGCCTTCAGAGAAGGAAACGAGAAGTCCTGTCATTCAGGTAAGAAGGCTGTATAAGATCTACCGGGTGGGCGAAACGAAGGTCCATGCCCTGAACGGGGTGGATTTTACGATGTACAAGGGAGAGTTCTGTGCCATTGTGGGGCCGTCCGGTTCGGGAAAGTCCACACTTTTAAATATGCTGGCAGGGCTTGAGAAGCCTACAAAGGGCGAGATTGTGATAGCAGGAAAGCATATCGAGAAGATGAAGGAGGATCAGCTGGTAGCCTTCCGGCGGGAGCGGGTGGGCTTCATTTTTCAGTCCTATAACCTTTTAGGCACCATGAACGCCATCGAGAATGTGGCTCTGCCTCTGGCCTTCCGCGGAATCGGAAAAAAGGAGAGGATCCGCAAGGCACAGAAGTATCTGAAGCTGGTGGGGCTGTCACACGTATCCGATCATATGCCGAATCAGATGTCGGGCGGGCAGCAGCAGAGAGTGGGAATTGCCAGGGCTCTGGCGGTAAAGCCGAAGATTATCTTTGCCGATGAGCCCACAGGAAACCTGGATTCCAAAACAACGATGGAAGTTTTAAAGCTGATGCAGAAAATTGTCCGGGAGCAGAACCAGACACTTGTCATGGTTACCCATGACGATCACCTGGCCACCTATGCGGACAGGATTTTTCATATTATTGACGGAAAGATCGTGAAGATAGAAACGATGGATCACAGCTCACAGGAGGCTGTAGGGGAAACCCGGCCGGATGAAGAAAAGACAGGGCCGCCGGATGACGGGGAGGAAAACCTGGAGGCTGGAGAAAAACAGGAGAAGCAGCCGGACAGCACAGGGGAAGAGAAAAAAAACAGGGAGGACAGAACATGAGGATAAAAAAGCTTGGACAGACCTTTACGCTGCTTTTGGCCGTGTGCATGGTGCTTGCGGGACTGCCGGGGCAGGTGTATGCAGGCATGATGGACATGACAAATTTCAACGACGGCCGAATTGAAGTCAGCAAGGTCCCCAGAGGAAAGGCCGGAGATAAGATTACAATCCGCATGAAAATTGTGAATGATCAGGATTACGACATGGAGGATACCACTATCACCCTGGTCGGCGGGCAGCGATATGACGATATTCTGAATAATGTGTTTGAAGAGGAGGAGGATGATACGGAGGAGGACGAAAACACGATCCGCAATTACAACACCCAGTTTCCGTTTGAGGCGGACTCCTCAACCTTTGAGGATAAAAAGGTGGGAACCATCCGTAAAAATTCCTCTAAAACAGTGTCTATGACCTTTCAGCTCAGAAGGGATCTTCCGGCAGGCTACTATCAGGCCTTTTTTGATTTGAACAGCAGCCGGGATCACGAAAAAACCGTAGGCGTCAATCTCTGGGTATCGGCTTCTGACGGAACGGAGGAGGAAACGGAGGAGATGGACTATGATATTACCATCGGAGAAAATCAGTCCACACCATTTGGAGCTTACGGCGAGGTGCTGAATTTTGGGGTAAACTTAAGAAACAGCGGACACAGAAAAATGTACGATGTACGCGTTTATATGCAGCTTGACGCGGCGGTGGAGAAATTCCCCTTTGATATCAATGACGGAAATTATGACAGGAAAATGGGAGATCTGGAGGTAAACCAGACGGTGTCCGTACCGTACAGCATGGCTGTCAGAGAGGATGCCAAGTCCGGCTTTTATCCGATTACCTACAAGATTACATACAGGGAGACAGAAGACGGAGACTTTGAGGAGCCGGTGGAGAAGGTATTCTATGTCCGTGTCAAGGGAGAAGATGACGACGATCTGGAGGCCGATGCAGGCGAAAATGAGAGGACGAAGGCCAGGATCATTGTAGACAGCTTTTCTACAGAGCCGGCTGAGGTCTATGCGGGAACCCCGTTTGTGCTGAAAATCAGGATGAAAAATGCGTCGTCCGATGTGCAGGCAAGCAATATCCTTTTTACTTTCAGTTCGGAGGACACAGAAAAAAATCCGGTATTCACCACAGAAAGCGGTTCCTCCTCCCTGGTGGTAAACAGTCTGGCGCCCGGACAGACCGTGGATCTGGAGCTTTTGTTTAATTCATCTCCGACAGCGGAGCAGAAGTCCTACACCATGACCATCAAGGAAAAGTACGACAGCCCTGAGTTCAAGAATGCAGAGGAATCTGTTTCTATCTCCCTCCCTGTGAAGCAGAAGGCGAGACTCAGCACCAGTACCATCGACGTGATGCCGGAGAGCATCACCGTAGGCTCGGAAACGAATGTCATGTTTGGCATTAACAATACGGGAAAGGTACTTCTCTACAATGTGACAGCTACTTTTGAGGGAGACTCCATCCAGAAAACAGACGCCTATGTAGGAAACATTGAACCGGGAAAGACGGGAAACGTGGATACCATGATCACAGGCGCGTCTCCAACGATGGACGATGGAAAGATAAAGATCATTATCTCCTATGAGGATGAAAACGGAGCGGTGACGGAGGTGGAAAAGGAGATGAGCCTCCTCGTCACGGAGCCGGTGGAGGAGACGGCGGACATGGGCACCATGGACGGAATGGATGAGATGATGATGGAGGAAGAGCCATCTCTCTTTGACAAATTCAAGATTCCGGCTCTTGCAGTCCTTGCACTGGCCGGGGCCGGTACGGGAGCCGGCGTTTACCGCCACAGAAAAAAGAAGAAGGCACTGAAAGAGGAGGAAGAGGATATAGACGATGAGATTTCTTGATCTGCTCATCATGAGCGTCAATAATCTGCGCCGGCGAAAGCTCAGAACCTTTCTGACTGTTCTCGGAGTAGTCATCGGCACTGCCTCCATCGTAGTAATGGTTTCTCTGGGAATCGGACTGAATAATTTCACCATGGAGAATATCCGTTCATCGGGCAGCCTGACAGCCATTGAAATCTATAATTATCAGAACATGAACGGCGAGGATGTGTCAGAGGACAAATTCATGACAGATGAGACCATAAAGAGCTTTGCAGAAATTCCCCATGTGACCTCTGTCTATCCGATGCTTACTATGAGTGTCCTGATGAAGCAGGGGGCCTATGAAGGATATGTGACCATGACAGGAGTTCCTCTGGACTTTATGAAGGATATTCCGCTGGGAAAGGGCAGCCGCCCCTCCCCCAACGCAGAGGGACTTGAGATGGTGGTGGGAAATATGGTGGCTCGAAACTTCAGCAATTCCAAGACAGGGAAGGGGTATTGGGATACGGGGGAAGAGCCGGATGTGGATTTCATGAACCGCCCCATGTTTGTGATTTTTGACATGAACGCCTACTACCAATCCCAGTCCGGCGGGACAGGGGCAGACGGTGAAAATGTACAGCCGCCTAAAAAATATATGCTGAATACCGCCGCTTTGGTGGAGGGAGGACCGGAGGACTACAATGAGTACAGCTACAGCGTATATGTGGATCTGGAAAAGCTGAAGGCTCAGCTAAAGCAGGTATTTAAAAAGGATCCCATACCAGGCCAGCCTACCAACAAAAAGGGAAAGCCATATCCCTACTTTATCTACGAGCAGGCGGTTGTCAATGTAGACGATATGGACAATGTAAAGGAAGTCCAGCAGCAGCTTATCACCATGGGCTATGAGGCCAGCAGCCGTATGGACTGGCTGGAATCCTCACAGAAACAGTCCAGTATGGTTCAGGCTGTCCTGGGCGGAATCGGGGCAGTGTCCCTGTTCGTCGCAGCCATCGGCATCGCCAACACCATGATGATGTCCATCTACGAGAGGACAAAAGAGATCGGCGTGCTGAAGGTACTGGGATGTGCTATGGGAAATATCCGAAGCATGTTTTTAATTGAAGCTGGCTTCATAGGATTCATGGGAGGGGTGATCGGACTGATACTGAGCTACGGCGTGTCGGCCCTTGTCAACCGCTTTCTGGCACCCAGCCTGACGGCGGGCATGAGCAGCCGTCTTTCCATGATTCCGCCCTGGCTTGCTCTGGCGGCTGTGGGCTTTGCTGTTCTGATCGGAATGATAGCCGGATTTTTCCCTGCACAGAGGGCAATGAAACTAAGTCCCCTTGCGGCTATCAGGAATGAGTAGGAGGCTGCTCGAAGAGGGAATCCGCCTGTTCGGGCCATTTCAGGGAGAGAGGAAGCTCAGGCTGACAGAAACGCAAAACGAGAATGGAATCGTGGAAGCGTTGTACGACAGGCGGTAAAGGACAGTGCCTCAAAAGATAAGTGCCCCAAAAGATGTACGAAGGAACAATACCGGAAGGCCGGGAATTTTATGACTTTGCAGGAATAAAATTCCCGGCCTATTGACATTTTCAGCAGGAGAGATACAATGAATGTGTTATAATTAGCATCCTAACAGTTGCATTATACAATGATTGCGCTGAACAAAAAAGACTGGGTGTCAGGATGAATAGACAAAAGGGCACCAGCTTTTGGGGAAGGAGGAGAGAAAATGAAGCTGTATCTGGAAATGCTTCTGTACAGGGTTTTTCACGCACAGAGGAAGCGTCTTCGCCCGTTTATGGCACAGATTAAGCTGGCGCCTGGTCAGCCTAAGATTCTCGGCTACCTGGTCAGTCATGAGGGCTGTATGCAGAAGGATGTGGCGGAGTACTGCGATATTGAGCCGGCCACTGTCAGCCGTATTCTCGATACCTTGGAGAAGGGCGGCCTGATCAGAAGAACGGTGGCGGAGAACAACCGGAGAGCGGGAAGCCTTTCCCTGACAGAGACAGGGCTCAGACAGTATAAGCTGTGGGAGACCCGCTGCCAGGAGGTGGAGGAAGAGATGCTGGCCGGCTTTTCTGAGAAGGAGAAGAGGGAGCTGACAGAGTATTTGAAGCGGATTTACAAGAATCTCAGCGGGAAGGATGCCCTTTAAAGGAGGAAGCGGTGAAGGATTTAGAGCGAATTTTCAGATACATGAAGCCATACAGGAAGCAGTTTATTCTGGCTGTGCTGTTTGTGGTGATAGAGGCCAGTTTTGAGCTTACGATCCCCATGCTGATGGCTGACATGATTGACGTGGGGGTGGCAAACCACGATATGGACTACATTGTAGAGCGGGGCATGATTATGATGGGCTGCGCTCTGCTGGCCCTGATTACGGGCCTTATCTATGCCAGATTTTCCGCAAGAGCCGCCAACGGCTTCGGAGCCGCTCTCAGGGAAGCGGAATATATCAAGGTGCAGGAGTATTCCTTCGGCAACCTGGATCACTTCGAAACCTCTTCCCTGATTACGCGTATGACGACAGATGTCACTGTGATGCAGAATGCGGTAAGCGGAGGCCTGAGACCTCTGGTGCGAAGCCCTGTGATGCTGCTCATGGGGCTTGGTATGACCTTTTACCTGAACCGGAAGCTGGTTTTAGTATTTGCTGTCTGCATTCCGATCCTTGCCTTTATCCTCTACTCTATCGTGAGTCATGTGGCCCCCATGTACGGGAGGCTTCAGAGGGCTGTCGACCGGGTGAATGCCATTGTGCAGGAAAACCTGAATGCCATCCGCGTTGTGAAGGCCTTTGTCCGCGGCGAGTACGAGGAGGAAAAATTTGCGCAGGTAAACAGCGATTTAAAGAAAACCAGCCAGAAAACCTTCCACTATGCAGTGCTGAACCTTCCGGCTTTCCAGCTTGTCATGTACGGAGCGGTCGTCATGATCCTCTGGTTTGGAGGGAGGATGGTGCAGATAGGCGGCATGCAGGTGGGAGAGCTGACAGGATTTCTGACCTATGTGCAGCAGATCATCAATTCCCTGATGATGATCTCCAATGTGTTCCTGATGCTCACCCGCTCCCTTGCCAGCGCCAGACGAATCGGCGAGGTCTTTGACGAGCCTCTGGATCTGGTGGACGGGGAGGACACAGTGGAAACGGTGGAGCACGGCTCCATTGACTTTGAGCATGTGTACTTCAAGTACAGGGAGGATGCGAAGGAATATGTGCTTTCCGACATAAACCTTCACATACGGGCCGGAGAAACCGTGGGAATTATCGGAGGAACCGGTTCTGCAAAGAGCACCCTGGTGCAGCTGATCCCCCGGCTCTATGACATTACCTCAGGGCAGCTTCTGATTGACAGGAAGGATGTGAAGCGCTTTTCCCTGAAGCACCTGAGGGACGCTGTGGGCATTGTGCTCCAGAAAAATGTTCTGTTTTCAGGGAGTATCCGGGAAAACCTGCTGTGGGGAAATGAGGGCGCTGATGAGAAGGAGATCGAGTGGGCCTGCCATGCAGCCTGTGTGGATGAGTTCATCGGCCGGTTCCCGGAGGGGTAT is part of the Clostridium sp. M62/1 genome and harbors:
- a CDS encoding MarR family winged helix-turn-helix transcriptional regulator, translating into MKLYLEMLLYRVFHAQRKRLRPFMAQIKLAPGQPKILGYLVSHEGCMQKDVAEYCDIEPATVSRILDTLEKGGLIRRTVAENNRRAGSLSLTETGLRQYKLWETRCQEVEEEMLAGFSEKEKRELTEYLKRIYKNLSGKDAL
- a CDS encoding COG1361 S-layer family protein → MRIKKLGQTFTLLLAVCMVLAGLPGQVYAGMMDMTNFNDGRIEVSKVPRGKAGDKITIRMKIVNDQDYDMEDTTITLVGGQRYDDILNNVFEEEEDDTEEDENTIRNYNTQFPFEADSSTFEDKKVGTIRKNSSKTVSMTFQLRRDLPAGYYQAFFDLNSSRDHEKTVGVNLWVSASDGTEEETEEMDYDITIGENQSTPFGAYGEVLNFGVNLRNSGHRKMYDVRVYMQLDAAVEKFPFDINDGNYDRKMGDLEVNQTVSVPYSMAVREDAKSGFYPITYKITYRETEDGDFEEPVEKVFYVRVKGEDDDDLEADAGENERTKARIIVDSFSTEPAEVYAGTPFVLKIRMKNASSDVQASNILFTFSSEDTEKNPVFTTESGSSSLVVNSLAPGQTVDLELLFNSSPTAEQKSYTMTIKEKYDSPEFKNAEESVSISLPVKQKARLSTSTIDVMPESITVGSETNVMFGINNTGKVLLYNVTATFEGDSIQKTDAYVGNIEPGKTGNVDTMITGASPTMDDGKIKIIISYEDENGAVTEVEKEMSLLVTEPVEETADMGTMDGMDEMMMEEEPSLFDKFKIPALAVLALAGAGTGAGVYRHRKKKKALKEEEEDIDDEIS
- a CDS encoding nucleoside kinase; its protein translation is MAFVTVEGERREYPEGMPYSAIAADFREKVSHDILLVRANGRLRELSKKLKGDCEISLITAADREGWQTYQRSAVFLMLKAFYDTVGGDKVKKITVCFSVGQGLYVEPEGEFDLDSSLLKNVKARMGELQSMCLPIIKQSVNTSEAVEQFHRHRMYDKEKLFRFRRASRVNVYSIGNFQDYFYGYMVEHTGFIKYYDLALYESGFVLLLPGRSAPEHISALVPRKKLFDVQRESEEWGERLGISDVGSLNEAITAGRMNELILMQEAFQEKKIGDIAEAVAARPDRKLVMIAGPSSSGKTTFSRRLSIQLQALGLRPHPISVDNYFVNRVNSPRDENGNYDYEALECLDVRQFNEDMTALLAGEMVELPRYNFISGEREYRGDFLKLGAEDILVIEGIHCLNDRLSYSLPKEKKFRIYISALTQLNIDEHNRIPTTDGRLLRRMIRDARTRGASAQETIRMWDSVRRGEEKNIFPFQESADVMFNSALLYELAVLKQYAEPLLFGIPSDSPEYAEAKRLLKFLDYFLGVGSELIPHNSMIREFIGGSCFRI
- the pyrB gene encoding aspartate carbamoyltransferase is translated as MRHLLNPLDFSVEEIGQLLDLANDIEKNPQKYAHVCDGKKLATLFYEPSTRTRLSFESAMLRLGGSVLGFSSADSSSAAKGESVSDTIRVISCYADICAMRHPKEGAPMVASAHSRIPVINAGDGGHQHPTQTLTDLLTIRSLKGRLDHLTVGLCGDLKFGRTVHSLINALVRYSDIRFVLISPPELRIPDYIREDVLEAKGIEFKEVENLDDAMPDLDILYMTRVQKERFFNEEDYIRMKDCYILDRQKMKLAKDDMYVLHPLPRVNEISVEVDDDPRAAYFKQVQYGVYVRMALIMTLLGVERPC
- a CDS encoding ABC transporter permease, which codes for MRFLDLLIMSVNNLRRRKLRTFLTVLGVVIGTASIVVMVSLGIGLNNFTMENIRSSGSLTAIEIYNYQNMNGEDVSEDKFMTDETIKSFAEIPHVTSVYPMLTMSVLMKQGAYEGYVTMTGVPLDFMKDIPLGKGSRPSPNAEGLEMVVGNMVARNFSNSKTGKGYWDTGEEPDVDFMNRPMFVIFDMNAYYQSQSGGTGADGENVQPPKKYMLNTAALVEGGPEDYNEYSYSVYVDLEKLKAQLKQVFKKDPIPGQPTNKKGKPYPYFIYEQAVVNVDDMDNVKEVQQQLITMGYEASSRMDWLESSQKQSSMVQAVLGGIGAVSLFVAAIGIANTMMMSIYERTKEIGVLKVLGCAMGNIRSMFLIEAGFIGFMGGVIGLILSYGVSALVNRFLAPSLTAGMSSRLSMIPPWLALAAVGFAVLIGMIAGFFPAQRAMKLSPLAAIRNE
- a CDS encoding aspartate carbamoyltransferase regulatory subunit; the protein is MLNISGLSEGIVLDHIEAGKSMDIYFKLGLDKLDCQIAIIKNAKSSKMGKKDIIKIDGGLDVVDLDVLGYIDHNITVNIIRDSRIVEKRSLDLPRKITNVIQCRNPRCITSIEQELPHVFYLADEKKEIYRCLYCEEKYEKK
- a CDS encoding ABC transporter ATP-binding protein is translated as MEEEREAVRPSEKETRSPVIQVRRLYKIYRVGETKVHALNGVDFTMYKGEFCAIVGPSGSGKSTLLNMLAGLEKPTKGEIVIAGKHIEKMKEDQLVAFRRERVGFIFQSYNLLGTMNAIENVALPLAFRGIGKKERIRKAQKYLKLVGLSHVSDHMPNQMSGGQQQRVGIARALAVKPKIIFADEPTGNLDSKTTMEVLKLMQKIVREQNQTLVMVTHDDHLATYADRIFHIIDGKIVKIETMDHSSQEAVGETRPDEEKTGPPDDGEENLEAGEKQEKQPDSTGEEKKNREDRT
- a CDS encoding ABC transporter ATP-binding protein, which codes for MKPYRKQFILAVLFVVIEASFELTIPMLMADMIDVGVANHDMDYIVERGMIMMGCALLALITGLIYARFSARAANGFGAALREAEYIKVQEYSFGNLDHFETSSLITRMTTDVTVMQNAVSGGLRPLVRSPVMLLMGLGMTFYLNRKLVLVFAVCIPILAFILYSIVSHVAPMYGRLQRAVDRVNAIVQENLNAIRVVKAFVRGEYEEEKFAQVNSDLKKTSQKTFHYAVLNLPAFQLVMYGAVVMILWFGGRMVQIGGMQVGELTGFLTYVQQIINSLMMISNVFLMLTRSLASARRIGEVFDEPLDLVDGEDTVETVEHGSIDFEHVYFKYREDAKEYVLSDINLHIRAGETVGIIGGTGSAKSTLVQLIPRLYDITSGQLLIDRKDVKRFSLKHLRDAVGIVLQKNVLFSGSIRENLLWGNEGADEKEIEWACHAACVDEFIGRFPEGYDTDLGQGGVNVSGGQKQRLCIARTLLKHPKVLIFDDSTSAVDTATDAKIRAELAKLSDMTKIIIAQRITSVMDADQIVILEDGKIHAVGTHRELLEKDPIYQELYYSQQKGAEKDGETV